The following DNA comes from Bombus terrestris chromosome 2, iyBomTerr1.2, whole genome shotgun sequence.
TTTTATTCTACGAAGTAAGAACAATGACTTATgttcgaaaataatatttccctatctaatatttctatatagtaatatttctaggcgtaatataaaaatattatgtcaAGCATTAAGCTCGCAAATAATGGAACAATGTAAAAGATATATCAAACTGGACGTTGCTCTTGGGAGTAATCCTGAAATGGGAATACAGATGTTAGAGAAATGTATATTTTGTTGTAATGTTTATAAAACAATATACGATAACGTATgctttctataaaatatacctTCTTGTATTAACAGTTGATTGGTAGATTATTAACACTTATTTCAGGTCATGATAAATGTTACATGTTGTATCGATCTTAACAGAAAATGGGACATAAATGAGCAAGAAGTTTttagcaaaattaatatttttaaacaaagatgctacgaTGTCATTGAAATTTGTAAAGCTTTAATAGTATTTGGAAGGTatttgaaagaagaagaagaagaagaagaagaagaaaagtaagatagaaattaataatcatttttatgtgATTTAATAGAGACGTTAAAATTGGATTAATTGGAGGCCCAAACGGAACCGAGTATGAAGCATATTTACGGGAAATTGAATCTTTATTTTacgaaaatttaaatgaaattataatggcACGTGACATCGTGTTCGATGTTACAAGATCCATTTGGTTTATAAAGATTGAACGATTTAGGTATATGGATTTGCAATTGGAAAACATGgtagtaaatttaattaacgatatatttaaaaatgtaaagaatataGAAGAAGGTATCGAGGCAATTTacgttttacaaaaatttaaaaaaagagagaatttaCGAGAATTATTGCAAAAAAAATGGATACAGGTATATATCGATGCTGTGTGTATTAATTGATCGCTagtaaaagttatttataatagttattactaataacaaacaaatttttaggTGTGGAAAATATTTAGTAGTGAAATCGAATACTGTTACATCAATGCGATTAATCGATTCAGAGAAGAGACTGATATTGGTGTAACTTTGTTATGCATTTTACAATACTTAAGAAATCAGCATTCTATAATCACAAATGCATTAGATTGGATAGGGGATTGCGGTTTTGGAAAGTGAGTAAAACAACCTAAATTATTTGAACAGATTTATTGAAATGATAGATTTCCTTCTTTAAATATCTTATTCCTTTCTGCTAaacatcttttttataatatgatTTCTCTACATTCGtatataggacgtattacgcatGATTTCAGCTGTGTTTTGCAACGATATGAACATGTAGTAGATGTAATTGACAAGAGAAGAAAGATGTTTAACATTTACAGTCGAAATGGAACGCAATATATATAAAAGgtggaaataatttcatttgaagagaaaaaataataaaagagtgATTTAAAAAGTTTTGCATAACGAGAACCACCTCTGTCACTTCATTATCAATTATATTGATATTGCTACAATTTTGGACGGGGTACTGTACtcgtaatttttctaaatatacgTCGTTTTATTTTCGACTTAAAAGAAACGATAggaaatcaaatttaaaaaatgaagtatCTATCTGACATAATACGGAATATATACCTTctcatattttatttgatacgaaatattatattatttatgttcaCTCTGAATTTGTAACATACTTATAATACAATTCACATTGTTGATACTTTTCAGGATAAAAGTTCATTCTACGTGTTTTACTTGTTTAAAATCTTAAGTAATATAGCATACATAGATCTTTCAAAGATTTGTATTATATGAATTCCTTCTTATCAATCACCCTGCCTTTTTGTAATAGTGTAAAAATAAGATTTGTAATATAATTGGCATAGGATGAAAGAGAAATCTCAGATGGCACTTTACACATTGTGAGGTATTTGAACAGTAAACTAAAGTAAATATTATGCTTTAGTAATTTACCATATCGAAATGAATTCATACAGGTTGTAGCCATAATTGAAAATGATAgtaaattatattctattaaatcattattataaaaatcttttcgaTAAGATATTGCAATTAATATCACATAAAATGAATGAATATCACAAGAAAAGAATGAGATtacaatattgaaatatttatatatacataaaccttTAATTTACTTATAGAGAGCATGAGTGTATCTTCTGTATTAAAACTAATTAACTTtgggaatttttaatattatatgacgttcgTGTAATGTCTAAAACAATTCCCAATTTCTTacttactatattatattatacctttccatttgaaaatttctaagGAATGTTTATTTAGAACATAATCATAAATTGAATACTGTTACAATTTTTACGCATAAAACGATAAAACTCTTGTAAACactcaattatttaatttctgaaatttgaaTACTGAAATTCCCGAATAATTTACCCGTATTTAGGCACAACATTCATACTTTCATTTCCTAATATGCTATTAGTACCTTTTATCATATTCTGTGGTCCCTTACGCAAGTGTAAACACCAAATGTGAAAAATAGATGTAACAATATTAGACACATAACATGTTCTTCTACGTTCTTAAGATACATATATACTGCATTACATTTTCATGTTTCCCAAAGTTATAGTAGTTACACAGAATATACAcgtgatatatattatatttctttatacataacaaaacatatttaaaagataagaaataaaatataatgagaATTTTTGGATGTAATTTGCCAGTAGCAATATGTATAGGGTAATCTAtgcgattaatatttttctgtactattactcacataaaatacataaattatgtacatataagATTGCTTCAAATTATTTTAGTAAATGGAACAAAATAGCATATTAAGTACTATCAACAAACATAAGAATACATGTATAATcgtgtatttgtatttatatgtatatatatatataataaattttataacaagtTTCCTCGAAAAATTATACCTATAGGCTATAAAGAAGatcatgaaatataattattactgaTGTAATAAACTCGATAAATCGTCATCAATATCTTGATGGTACATATTATTTGATTTACGTAACTTCCTAGAAAAAATAGATGTTAACTTTTCTTCGTGACTTCTTTAACACGACACGATACGATATTTCcagcaataaaaatataaaaaatatttcgttaaatattagtgttattggttatattctaaaaataacaTAGTGTAATAATAGAATAGCACCATTTATAAGTTCATTCAGCTTTTACGCTTGAAACTAGTTGTATATTACATTGAGCTGTGTTAAATTGAAAACTTTGGCATAGATTACCCTATAATCAATTATGCATCTTTACTTAGGaactattataaaatttatacataaatattttatgtacatatacatgatACTTGTACATGtgcattcattttttaaattttgattatcATAATGCTGTAATCTACTTTTTGCTTAAAGAATTAGAACACTCTTTTGGCACAAATAACTTAAATAATAGTACGTATTTGGTTTGTTTTTACCCTACCTATTTTTGCTGCAGTTTCAATTTGATGCAATTACCAGATTTTCCTGACCACTCGTTACCGTAAAAATTGGACTACCTGGTATGTCCTTATAATCAAGTAATTCACTGTCATCGCTAAACGAGCTGGTACCCGAACAGCCAATTTGCTCTAACCGCGATGGTGGTAAAAGAAATATCAATGAGATCGCCATTATCATATGCCATGCACTATGAACATActataaagaaaatacaaatactttttaaataataatagacaCAATCTTCCACCTTTGTTAatatatagtaatttataatgtaCGTACCTGATAATTGGCCTCTGTCTCAACTAATGAAAAGAGCAATAAACCTACAACAGCTAGTGTTAATCCTGCTAATAACTTTGGGATCCTATCAGGCTTTTTCAACCTTCTCAAGTGAAAACAACGATAAGCATATGTCCCCATCTGGAAATatatggaaaaaaaaaaagtaatgcTATTATAAATGCTTCTTCTAAATTACTTACTGGGATCATAATGCCCATTCCTAGTGGTACTAATATACTAGTTAAACTTGTTTTATTGGATTCAACGCCAAAAGCTATAATAAGAACTCCAAACATATGACATAATGATACAAAACGAATCGGTATTTCAGCCATTGCAACAAGTGTTACCCAAAATGCTAATATACTTGAAAAAAAGTCACTGTATTGCAAAAcctgaaataaatttaataaaactatttataaaagaaaagatacgATACAATTGTTATGAAACAATTTACGTACTTCATATTTAGCAACGCAATAAGTTATAACATGTTGATCACAAACATGGTACAGAGATGAAAAAAGCATAGTTGCCAAATAGACTAATCCCTCGGTATATAATCCGCGTTTAACAGCTAAATATATAGCAGGTATGAAGAAACCATTACTTAAAGTTAGTATCAATGTTGTTATAAGAAGAGAAGATTCTGGATTGGCGCTAGTAGCATCGGTGCAGCCCCATCCTTTGTATCCTGTGTAATAAAACATATCGGTATAATAGAAAGAATTATatgcataaattataaatagtagcTATTCCGACTAGTAATCAAACCTTCAAAACATTTGCATGTTGTATAATAAAGAATATCACGATGAACTTCTTGACAAATTCCATGATGACCACATGGATGATTTCCAGCAAATACACATTCCCTAGTTCGTATATCCAATGATACGAAAATTCCTTTCATTCCACAACCAACAGGATTTCTATTTAATGGATAATATCATTTTGTAATTGtagtttgattttaattttaatattttctatttatatttccgAAAATATGATCTTACCCATTAAAATAGCACGTTGTCTCTAAACTAATATACCAAGTATCTGCTTGTGGATATGGTATCAATAATGTTCTATCGTGTCTATCAGATGAAGACAAGATCATTGACATTTCGGAATTTtcacatataatattatcgttAATCCTATTTGAAATTCGCCCACGCTGAACGCAAAGTATAACTTTAATTAATTGCCTTGTTCCTATCTGAAAGATATATGTAACAGGTTGAATagtttatgaaattatatacaaGAGTTTTAGTAATTATTGCTTACTTTATCCGTTTCCAAATGAGCACTTATAACAAGTGTACCACCAATATCAATTAATGGCAAAATATCAAACTGCGTTATTACTGGATGCACATCAGTTAACATTACCCAAGAAGTTAACCATTCTTTATTCTGAAAATCAACCTTTTACACAAAcacatttaataattaatatacttcatatttatttgttatatttatattcataaaatgctCGATACCTGTAGCATATAGAACCCTGAAGATATTTGTGAGTACTTAATTCTAGTAAACTGATATCTTGGGAAACATGGATCATCAAAATATTCATCTGATATACGAAATTGATCTTTCATAACATCTCCATTATAAAATGATTCATTATATCTATCTTCACCATGATATGAATGaagttttgttaaatatttcatgCGCAATTGAGCTAATGCTTTAGAAAAGATAGGTGTATCTGAATATTGTTTTGCAAAAGTTTCTTCTGTTACTCTAATTGGGCATTCTGAAAAATAAGATAGAGCAGAAATAATTTATAAGTTTAACATTAATTGTTAACTAAACAAAGTCAAAAGTAATGTAAATTTACCTGAAGTGACTACCTTCACATTTACTTCAATAATACTATCCGAAATaatcattaaataataataactatcTTCATAAGGGGAAGATTCTGTAAAGGTATATGAACCCAGCATAGTTAAATTTCCAGTTTCAAATGATTGAGAGTGATTGAAAACGGGCAAAGAACGCCCTTTTAGTGccatatttttaatacaaagttCATGTACATTACGAGATTTATGCACGATAAAATTGCAACCCCAAATATGTACACGAAGATTCCATGTTCCTGACGGGACATATATCCTAAATAAGAATGCAATATATTAGTAATTCTCAATCTCTATAATCGTTTGGATATGATAATTATACCCTTTACTTGTAGTAAGAAGTAGATTTTTTTGTTCTTAATGTTTGCTGGTAACCAATAGGAATATTTTCAATACCATTGGTTTGTGTCCATACGGCTACAGAACCTATACTGTAGTGGCATTTGTGGCTAAGTCCCTAAAGTATATAAAACTttagaattaatataaaataatacaacatTGGAAGATAGATAAAATCAAGATATACCTGCTGTTGAACCTTTTCATCCCAGTGAGACAAATATGCTCCAACAAACCAATCTCCAGCTTCTGGTCCATAAACTGGTATAGTCGCAATGGTTTTTAGCTCAAATGTTGTAAATGCAGAAACCCTAAAGGTATGATTACGTTTATGATACATATCATTAGGAAATGTATCGTTATTTATAGATATCACAGGGTAACTGCCCCATTGCAGGTATCTGAAAATCATAATAGTAAAAGTAAATATCATATTACGAATCCCTATACGTTCATGAtagcaaaaataaatatttacatatgtacttTTCTCTCTGGGCAATCTTGCCTATCCATAAATGCTGCAAACTGCCAAGTAGCTCTAAGCACCTCTTTTGGAAGCGTATAATGAAACATGGCTACATCTGAATAACTTTTGAACGAATGTAGTGATCCTTCCTGACTTGATTGCGGCATAATACATTCTTTAGCTAtcaatataaattatttgcacgttctatgttatatataaatttattttctttttataaattataacattaaaattataacattttCCATGCTTAAGTAAAtgttatttaagaaaaaaagtgTAGTGTATCATCTTAGAATATAAACCGTTAAAAGATATAAGTTGTTAAAGAATAAAAGATAGGaacaaaattatcaattttgtaAACGAAAAGATCTGTTTTCAAATTTACCTGGGAAAAGTAATAAGATTAAAAAGACGTGAAATTGAAGAATCATAAGATATCGCCTTGGAAAATAACATATCGGAAGCATGATAATATTTTTTGACATCATAGAAAGATGAAAATTTTTTTTCGATCGGATGTTTCCATCCACTTCTTATTAATTATCGATCATTTTCCCATTCCTGTGTTGACTGTATATCTTGCACAGACGATAAATCACTTTGTCAGACGACAAATAGCTAGCCCGCGATGTTTGCGTGTTTAGTCTATATGGGTTTCCTTCGATCAGCCGTAGTGGACGCCATACAAACAGCAAAGGGTGGAATGAATACAAGCTGTAAACTCATAAACGAATGCTAACTTGGTTTTATCGAAAACGTTTATTCACAACAATTTGCGATACTGCTACAATGCTTAGGAGTGCATGAATACTTCAGTTTCGTCGGTGTTAAAAACTTCTATAAAGCGCGCACGTGAAACAACCGTACTCGAGATGAGCGCCATAGTAACTGCCCAGCGCAGTCGCCCGGAGATAACGTTTACTCCTTGTCCTCGTTTGACAGCAGAAGCTGCTTGCGCGGGCGGTGTTGCTTGGAAAGCGATGGAGACGACGAACGCGGAGCTGCGCTGGCGCAACAGGGCGATAGTGACCTTTATGGCGGTCTAATGAAAATACCATGTGTTCGATCGTTCGcgaagagacgcgatcgcgaggaagcgcgccaaagagagtcgtaaattcccgttacgattaataGAATCGACGTTAGGAAATGATCGAttccttatttcggttaggataatagaggtggttgaaTCGATTATAACACTGAGAATAAAAGATTACAGTGCACTTTGTCCCAACAACTTGTAAACAAGATAATTACGCACGGTACGTATAGATATAAGTTAAACAGACGATCGATTTAACGACCTTAATCGTAAAATAGAAAAGCTGAGGTTTATGACAGTTCCTTAGGATCATTACGGTCCGGCTAATTATATTTGCACAGGTAATGGCCGCATCGACCGAGGGATGGATTTCAGGTTACACAAAGAGTCACCGGTGACTTACCAACACCATATTT
Coding sequences within:
- the LOC100645364 gene encoding post-GPI attachment to proteins factor 6 isoform X2, which translates into the protein MMSKNIIMLPICYFPRRYLMILQFHVFLILLLFPAKECIMPQSSQEGSLHSFKSYSDVAMFHYTLPKEVLRATWQFAAFMDRQDCPERKVHIYLQWGSYPVISINNDTFPNDMYHKRNHTFRVSAFTTFELKTIATIPVYGPEAGDWFVGAYLSHWDEKVQQQGLSHKCHYSIGSVAVWTQTNGIENIPIGYQQTLRTKKSTSYYKIYVPSGTWNLRVHIWGCNFIVHKSRNVHELCIKNMALKGRSLPVFNHSQSFETGNLTMLGSYTFTESSPYEDSYYYLMIISDSIIEVNVKVVTSECPIRVTEETFAKQYSDTPIFSKALAQLRMKYLTKLHSYHGEDRYNESFYNGDVMKDQFRISDEYFDDPCFPRYQFTRIKYSQISSGFYMLQNKEWLTSWVMLTDVHPVITQFDILPLIDIGGTLVISAHLETDKIGTRQLIKVILCVQRGRISNRINDNIICENSEMSMILSSSDRHDRTLLIPYPQADTWYISLETTCYFNGNPVGCGMKGIFVSLDIRTRECVFAGNHPCGHHGICQEVHRDILYYTTCKCFEGYKGWGCTDATSANPESSLLITTLILTLSNGFFIPAIYLAVKRGLYTEGLVYLATMLFSSLYHVCDQHVITYCVAKYEVLQYSDFFSSILAFWVTLVAMAEIPIRFVSLCHMFGVLIIAFGVESNKTSLTSILVPLGMGIMIPMGTYAYRCFHLRRLKKPDRIPKLLAGLTLAVVGLLLFSLVETEANYQYVHSAWHMIMAISLIFLLPPSRLEQIGCSGTSSFSDDSELLDYKDIPGSPIFTVTSGQENLVIASN
- the LOC100645364 gene encoding transmembrane protein 8B isoform X3 — its product is MYHKRNHTFRVSAFTTFELKTIATIPVYGPEAGDWFVGAYLSHWDEKVQQQGLSHKCHYSIGSVAVWTQTNGIENIPIGYQQTLRTKKSTSYYKIYVPSGTWNLRVHIWGCNFIVHKSRNVHELCIKNMALKGRSLPVFNHSQSFETGNLTMLGSYTFTESSPYEDSYYYLMIISDSIIEVNVKVVTSECPIRVTEETFAKQYSDTPIFSKALAQLRMKYLTKLHSYHGEDRYNESFYNGDVMKDQFRISDEYFDDPCFPRYQFTRIKYSQISSGFYMLQVDFQNKEWLTSWVMLTDVHPVITQFDILPLIDIGGTLVISAHLETDKIGTRQLIKVILCVQRGRISNRINDNIICENSEMSMILSSSDRHDRTLLIPYPQADTWYISLETTCYFNGNPVGCGMKGIFVSLDIRTRECVFAGNHPCGHHGICQEVHRDILYYTTCKCFEGYKGWGCTDATSANPESSLLITTLILTLSNGFFIPAIYLAVKRGLYTEGLVYLATMLFSSLYHVCDQHVITYCVAKYEVLQYSDFFSSILAFWVTLVAMAEIPIRFVSLCHMFGVLIIAFGVESNKTSLTSILVPLGMGIMIPMGTYAYRCFHLRRLKKPDRIPKLLAGLTLAVVGLLLFSLVETEANYQYVHSAWHMIMAISLIFLLPPSRLEQIGCSGTSSFSDDSELLDYKDIPGSPIFTVTSGQENLVIASN
- the LOC100645364 gene encoding post-GPI attachment to proteins factor 6 isoform X1, which codes for MMSKNIIMLPICYFPRRYLMILQFHVFLILLLFPAKECIMPQSSQEGSLHSFKSYSDVAMFHYTLPKEVLRATWQFAAFMDRQDCPERKVHIYLQWGSYPVISINNDTFPNDMYHKRNHTFRVSAFTTFELKTIATIPVYGPEAGDWFVGAYLSHWDEKVQQQGLSHKCHYSIGSVAVWTQTNGIENIPIGYQQTLRTKKSTSYYKIYVPSGTWNLRVHIWGCNFIVHKSRNVHELCIKNMALKGRSLPVFNHSQSFETGNLTMLGSYTFTESSPYEDSYYYLMIISDSIIEVNVKVVTSECPIRVTEETFAKQYSDTPIFSKALAQLRMKYLTKLHSYHGEDRYNESFYNGDVMKDQFRISDEYFDDPCFPRYQFTRIKYSQISSGFYMLQVDFQNKEWLTSWVMLTDVHPVITQFDILPLIDIGGTLVISAHLETDKIGTRQLIKVILCVQRGRISNRINDNIICENSEMSMILSSSDRHDRTLLIPYPQADTWYISLETTCYFNGNPVGCGMKGIFVSLDIRTRECVFAGNHPCGHHGICQEVHRDILYYTTCKCFEGYKGWGCTDATSANPESSLLITTLILTLSNGFFIPAIYLAVKRGLYTEGLVYLATMLFSSLYHVCDQHVITYCVAKYEVLQYSDFFSSILAFWVTLVAMAEIPIRFVSLCHMFGVLIIAFGVESNKTSLTSILVPLGMGIMIPMGTYAYRCFHLRRLKKPDRIPKLLAGLTLAVVGLLLFSLVETEANYQYVHSAWHMIMAISLIFLLPPSRLEQIGCSGTSSFSDDSELLDYKDIPGSPIFTVTSGQENLVIASN